A window from Cryptomeria japonica chromosome 1, Sugi_1.0, whole genome shotgun sequence encodes these proteins:
- the LOC131044961 gene encoding uncharacterized protein LOC131044961 — protein MALLRRFLKNTKVICLKPSYSLKSLSTLHTHGSISPQSSNRIPPWLLNPPEVNSNPQVGILDLLRKYQAFGLCDPVVGYPSQQYGKEAGLSKHLEQCRASQKLREGSESAVAKCFVSTFLEGSGTEEGMKIWADSVKKKRRKKMNKHKYKKLRKRLRRKSRKK, from the coding sequence ATGGCCCTTCTCCGTCGATTTCTCAAGAATACGAAAGTTATCTGCCTAAAACCCTCGTATAGTCTTAAATCCCTCTCAACTCTGCACACTCATGGATCAATCAGTCCCCAGAGTTCAAACCGCATACCTCCGTGGTTACTTAACCCTCCAGAGGTAAACTCAAATCCGCAGGTCGGTATTCTTGATCTGCTTAGGAAATATCAGGCGTTCGGCCTTTGCGATCCCGTGGTCGGTTATCCATCCCAGCAGTACGGAAAAGAAGCAGGGCTGTCAAAGCATTTGGAACAATGCCGCGCTTCGCAGAAGCTCCGAGAAGGTTCCGAGTCAGCTGTTGCAAAATGTTTTGTATCGACGTTTCTGGAAGGTTCTGGGACCGAAGAAGGCATGAAGATATGGGCAGACagtgtgaagaagaagaggagaaagaaaatGAATAAGCACAAATACAAGAAGCTGCGGAAGCGCCTGCGCAGGAAGAGCAGAAAGAAATGA